One genomic segment of Primulina eburnea isolate SZY01 unplaced genomic scaffold, ASM2296580v1 ctg857_ERROPOS3498143, whole genome shotgun sequence includes these proteins:
- the LOC140822471 gene encoding probable 3-ketoacyl-CoA synthase 21 has protein sequence MTVWHSRSRFLKNQVQRRNVDAPSLFRVSITKSLSFNKDEAEMVIFSLVKGTFGQEKHTPESNRHFDHKFLYVFCHTITCSNGRKQVQNEKQIMSFNLSGMGCSAGIISIGLARDLLRVHRKSLALILSTEFMSMNWYTGTNRSMLLSNCLSEWGCRYINVQQIQDRRKAKYTLQHVVRTNIARDDKSYTCIYQEEDHANKNWRIYFKDI, from the coding sequence ATGACAGTGTGGCATTCCAGATCAAGGTTCTTGAAAAATCAGGTTCAGCGACGAAACGTCGATGCCCCATCCTTGTTCCGAGTTTCCATCACCAAGTCCCTTTCATTCAACAAAGATGAGGCGGAAATGGTCATCTTTTCTCTTGTCAAGGGAACTTTTGGACAAGAGAAGCATACGCCCGAAAGCAATAGACATTTTGATCATAAATTCTTGTACGTTTTCTGCCACACCATCACTTGCAGCAATGGTCGTAAACAAGTTCAAAATGAGAAGCAAATCATGAGTTTCAACCTTTCTGGAATGGGATGCAGTGCTGGAATAATATCTATAGGTCTAGCTAGAGATCTTTTAAGGGTTCATAGGAAATCGCTGGCCCTTATTCTGAGCACCGAGTTCATGAGCATGAACTGGTACACCGGTACGAACCGTTCGATGCTGCTTTCCAATTGCTTGTCAGAATGGGGGTGCCGCTATATTAATGTCCAGCAGATTCAAGACAGAAGGAAAGCGAAATATACGTTACAACACGTAGTTCGAACGAATATAGCTAGGGACGATAAATCTTATACATGTATCTACCAAGAAGAAGACCACGCGAATAAAAACTGGAGGATCTATTTCAAAGACATATAA